In Anoplopoma fimbria isolate UVic2021 breed Golden Eagle Sablefish chromosome 7, Afim_UVic_2022, whole genome shotgun sequence, the DNA window TTAAGCATCAATCTGACAATCTGAGCCGGCCGCATTAGTGAATAACGTAACATTGAACAACACTACTTTAACCTTAGCAAGTAGCAGGTTTGTTGGCCAAATTCATATCCAATCAATTACCGCTGTCAGCCTATCCCAGGTGAAGAGCACTCTTACCTTAAGTAACCagttttattagtttttcttACAATGAAATGAAGATTAAAGATTACAAAAATGAATCGTACATAAAGTTAGCCTTCTCTAGGACttcaaaggaaaacacaaaattcctCAAAAGCCAAAAGTTCCAACATTAAAAGCCTAAAAAGAACAGAGCTCTTGTTGTCTCCCcctatttatacattttcacttGGAGCATCTTTCGCCTCCAGATCCATACATATGGTAGACGACTAAACATTACCCTAATCAAACAATAATACTGTTTACGTAGTCTTACAAGATTACAGTCTTGTTATTTAAGTTGGCACTTATTTGTTAGCCCTCCTGCAAAGGTTCCCGTCAGGCCTTCATTGGTGGAACATCAGTCAGGATGTTTCTCTAACAGTTAGCATTGTTGCAGTATCTGCACTTCCAACCTGTTTCCGATGCTGACTCTGACAATGATCAGGCCAGAGTTAGTTAAACTAAGATTACCGTTTTACTTAGACTTACCATTCAGTATGCGAAAAGGCGCATagagtattacatttttctataatAATTGGCTTTGTGTGCTGTCCCCTTTTTTGCTTCTTGTAGGATGAATATGAGATCATTTTCCACCAGATTACTGTTGTTACAGTTTCTAGAGTAATATCGGTTAGTTCTAGAGAGTTGTTTATGTCCATGAAGGATGCCCCTCTCTCCTTAAAAATGTCTTGGTCTTGAAGCAATGAAATATTGAGGCGCCATCTGGAGGCGTGTTTATGGAATTGCTTAATGTGGCGATTTAAGGAGATGGAAGCATGATCATGTATTACAATTTATGAATCTGTTATGTCTTTGTGTGATTGATTTCCATTTAGAGAGATTTCTaaacaagagaagaaggaaaacatatgtaaatacatttactgttgAATAATTAGTCCTCAACTTTAAACTCCCACATAATGTcttgatggattgccatttcCTGCTAGCTAACTGCTCTTCGGCTTATTTCTGGGTTGAGAACTGTGTAAAAATCCCTACCAATGATAATTTAGAAGTCTGTGACATTATTTTAGGATGTGTAGATATGTTATGGTCAGATTAATAGTTAATTGATGTATATAATGGATCTGCTGTCTAAATTGGTAAGAGAGATATCAGTTTAATTTCATGATTTTCAGATTTTCATGTTAATCAAACAACCAAACTTTTCTTGAATAATAGCCAGCAGAGAACTAAATTCTAATGACTtagtttttgtatatttttatttacattatttggTTAGTGTTTATAGGTCATTTTCTGTGCATGTAGCATAGAAGGGGCTACAATTGCATAGGTATGTGCGACAGTGTACCCATGATGGAAGTGGGAATACATTAAAACACCTGGTGTATCAAAGATGGGATGCCATATTCTTTTCCTtgacaagatgtttttttttattgagctatgtcaattttattgctacaattctgattttttttcttagcattaatattattgttataactatttttattattagtggCAAGTTGGAGTATTAGACTAGAATTTGATATCTGACAGAATACAATAAATCCCACTTTTAGAGAGGAGAAAGATTCATGGGACTTTTGATATTTGAATCCTAAATTATTCTGAAATCCTGTATGTAATCCTATGTCACGACCATAGGTAGCGACATGCTCATGGACAGGCTGCCAAGTTTAGTGTGTGACTTCTGTTTGAGGAGAATGACAGAGGTAGAGTACTTCCGGGtcacacaggaaataaacagCTAGCACTAGTTGGCTAAAGCGAATGCCGCGGTTTCATTAATGCAACACAACTTAAGATAATAGCGATGATATAAGGTGTCTTTTCCTTCTTAAAATCAGCTTCTGAAGGTAAGTGTGCTCATCATATGTATGCACTACTCATGCGTCGCCgtaaagctagctagcttagctgACTCACTGCTCATGGGCTCAGTAGCGTTAGCTTGCTAATGTGTAATGGCCCAATTTGTCACCCCAGCAAGTTACTCAAAAATTCAGTCACATAGcgtttttatatttgatttaaaccTCTGTGCAAATGTTTTACCAGTAGTGGAAGACAACACATATGTGAGACCAATAATATACAGGCGAGAATGCAACCTGCTGCTGGATATGAGGCAAAAAACAACCTGTCTATGTTTTCCTAAATGTTGCGTGGTGACCGCTATGTGACTGAATGTCAAACATATGAAACATATACTAATGTGGCTCATTGTCTAGATGTCTCTATAGTTGGGTTTACTTACCAGGAACTGGACATCTTTTCTGTTTCTAAAGCAAAAGTTCTCGTTATGTGCCTCTTGCTGCTGATGTTCTTCACATTACCATGAATTCATTCTATTAGAAGTGTAGTAGTCTAATAATATGGGATTTCTTaggtaatgttttttaattgtagtATTCCTTTGTAGTAGTTCTATAGGGATGTTATTAACAGTTATTATTATCAATCAATCGGCTTATTATATTCCCGATTAATCCTTTGGTTTTAGAAATGTTCtaaatgtgtgaaaaatcaCCATTTCCTGAAGCCCAGAGTGGAGTCACCAATTGTATGGTTTTGTCCAACCATAAGAATTACTGCAGGATTTAAAAACTACTCGGTGATACGTTGCTTTCCTTTGTCTAATGGGTTGTTACCTTGAGTTATGTTTGGGATTTGGACTGGTTGTAGATGTTAAAGATATTTCCAAATGATGGGAattgtttaatatttacttACTTCTTATATACCCTATGCAGCAGATGACGAGATAATGTTGCAACCCAAATAAGAtatctgttttgtttgctgGAAGGTATCATGAACATTTCATTAACTACTTTATTTTGGCAGCTTGCTCGTTTGGCCCAAGCTGCTGCCTAAACCCCATATATCCACTGGAAAACATGACAGAGCCACGCAACCCAGGAATGTCCTCCGTGCCTCAGACAGCCCCAGTGCACACTGACCCCACCTCTCCGGCTGTAGAGATGGACCCAGTGGAGTACACCCTTAGGAAGCGCCTCCCCCGGAAACTCCCAAAGAGACGGAACGACGTCTACGTCAACATGAAGACTGATTTCCGGGCTCAGCTGGCACGCTGTCAGAAGCTGCTGGAAGGTGGGGGTCATAAGGAGATCTGTGTACACGGCCTGGGCCTGGCCATCAACAGGGCTATCAACATTGCCCTTCAGCTGCAGGCAAGCAGCCAGGGGGCGCTGCAGCTGGCAGCCAATACTTCCACGGTGGAGCTCGTGGACGACCTGGAGCCTGAAGATCCTGATGAGGCCGGGGAGCCAATGACGCGCACACGCAACAACTCGGCCATTCATATTAAGGTTTACTACCCTGACCCGCAGTGAGCTGAATAGAAGTGTGTCAGGCACAGACTTTCCATAAGTCTTCAAGTCCTATTTGTTCCCTCATGATTATAACATTGTCGTCTggtgggactgtgtgtgtgtgtgtgtgtgtgtgtgtggagacctatgaggacagcagcagagaactGCAGAATGGACAATGTGTTGGCTGGACGGTATTCATTAAGCTGTGTTGGAACACTCCAAAAAGGAAAACCTTGGTTGACTTAATATATTGAGCTTGTTTGTCTTGTGATTTGTAAATTGCAAATTGTTGCTGCTGTTCCTTTTTCACTTTGCATGTCTTGAAGCAGCAGAAGTGTTTGCCAGGTTAAACCTCAGTATCATTTAAATACTTGTAGACATGGCTGTGCCAGAAGTGAATGTATaagtgtctttatttttaaggCCCAACTAAGGGACTGTTCAAGTGTTTACAGTTTCTTATCTGTATCTTGTCATTCATACAAATTATTAGAAAACTGAAGAAGCTTAAATTTCAAACATGTGTTGTTGTAAATGTCCACTAGATGTCAGCAGTCTAAATCTATTTAAATTTGGTTTCAGAACGTTGAACTGCTGGTggttttcatgtttaaaatgaatatgtgaTGGACAGTTTTTAGGAAGACAGTGTATTTGATTTGTGGACAagaaataaattgtattaataaaatatgcTGGAATGTATCTTTAACTCTCACCTCTTCAACTCCACTGACCTGAACAAAACCTagataatgaatgaaatggACAGACTTCCCCCTGTCGTGTTTCCATCTATCCTTTCTTTATCTAagaataatattttgtatttaaatagcAAATTATACAGTGATgggacaaaacaacacaaaaaataacagGAAGGAAAACATGTACAAACATCCTTAAAAACATCTTGCAcaacaagattaaaaaatagGGAAAAAACAAGGAAGAACACTTAACCGGTCTGAAGGAGTTGATTATCAATCTTATAGAAAGCCTCAAGTTCCCATGACTAACTAATTGCCTGCCTGCCGTTTGATGACGAACAAATAGATCAAGGCAAGAAACAGTGTTAACGTCAGATAGTGGAAAACAATTTGCAATTACAGCCTCGCAGGATGTTAATTGTAAAAGGCAAACAGCATTTTTCCGGGCCGTCTGGCTATCAGTGTGTGGAGACTGGCTGAGTTTTGGTTaggcagcaacaaaaacacagataaggACATCTCGTGCAACCCTCCGACCAACTCCTCACCGACCTCTCGTTCACTGTGAACTGACTCTTTAGTCCTTTATTCTGTTAGTTGGAAGGAAATGCTATGTGAAACTAACAGCTAGCCGGGTACATAGTACATACAGTTAGACGGCAGCGTGCCATTGCAAATGATGCCAACAAACCGCTTTGTAAATGTGTTACACAAGTGAATGGCAACTAGAGCTTGACTAAAATCTTCAAGATTACGCACAAAAAATACTTAGACTGGAGCTTAAAAGTAGAAAACCTGTATAAATAGTAATCGCACAActtgtacaaatatatatataaaaatattaattggaaaaaaaacaatccgaGAAGTCACTGTGAGGCAAAGTTGAGAAGGCCTGTGGGATTAGGCCTCAttcgtttttttcctttttgcagtCATATTGGAAATGGATGCCCTGTCACAACCTCACAGTACTCCAATTCCTAGGTGCAATCAATAATTTCTGGGTTTTTCACTCCACAATTCACTCAAAAGAGGTGAGAAGGGGTCAAACtcactggaaacacacacatgcgcgcgcacacacacacacacacacacacagaagaacatCCACACACAAAGTGCAAGAGAGTGCCAGTAGACTAGCAATTGGAGCGGTGCTTCCCACAGGCCTCATTTTGGTCAGTGTGTGCTTCACCGTGTTCGTGTTTCACATCTACATTCAAAGGTGCAATCATCTCCCGTCCATCCAAAGCCCAGCTGGGACTGTCCTCTCTTTTCAGAGctgcatctttctctctttctgcacgCTGCTTCCAGCAGCCAGCGTGCAGGTCAACAGTGTCCCTCCTCTCGCCTTCGGAAACACAAGTGAGTTCCGCCTGGAGTTGGgagatcagctgatcagctgaCATCTTGCTGACAAGCCTGTGCATCCAACAGAAGGAGGCGCACTTTGCCTCGCAGGAAGTTGACGTAGACTTGAAGCAAATCTGTTGCCGACGATACCGTCCATGTTGCCTCAAGCCCTGCTGCACTCGCTGGTGGGGTATATTCCTAAAAGTCAATACAAAGCAACATGTTGAGCTTGTCTTAATTTGGGAAAGGATTCCTCCTCTTTTGCCTGTAACTACAGCATGCTACATTTCCCCCTGTAGGAGTAAGCAAAGAAATGTGCATCTGATTGACAAGTTCCATGGCATTTCCTTCGGCTTGTAAGGTTAAAATTTCAGACATCCACACAATCTCACTAGCAATCTAATGTCGGAAAGGTCTCTGATGTTGATTATCTCTTGGTATTGACAAGATACATTTATAATCTCCCTGGGTTTagttaactgtttatttttattccatattTGTCTTGGTTTTCATGTGTCAGAACCCTGTTAACTGTTCCTGATGATGAAACTTTCATTTTGGTGACCCTTGAGCCAGGACACAGGCTGCTCATTCATCTTAAGTTTGTCTATTCACAAGGCCTCCGCTTGGTCCTGAATCATTTCAAAGGCTGCATTGCCATAACTTTTAGAACAAACTCTTACAGCAGCTTCAGTGCCCACAGTCCAGGAAATGCTAAGGGTCACATTCCTAGAGAATGTCCCATAACATCCCTGAGTTTCTCTATAACTggagaaaacacaattttgttACAAGAAAGCAACAGATCTTGTAAATAAATCTTGCTGCTGCACTTTCTGAACAGAAATCCAACCGTTTTCAGGCTCACTTCATACCATTAAGGTTAAAAAGGGCTCCCAGTAAACAGTGAATATGTACCTCTGAACTTGCTGTAACTCACCTGGATGTTGAGGCTACGCAGCACAGCGTTGATGCTGAGCAGGTTTCTGATGGAGTTATCTATGTGGCTGTGCAGTGCTGTGTTGGTGACTGAGGTCTGTAGCAAGCTAAAGGCCTGTTGTAAGAGCCATAAGCCAGACTGCACCTCCTGGGCTTGTTCTAATCCcttgcc includes these proteins:
- the pop7 gene encoding ribonuclease P protein subunit p20, translated to MTEPRNPGMSSVPQTAPVHTDPTSPAVEMDPVEYTLRKRLPRKLPKRRNDVYVNMKTDFRAQLARCQKLLEGGGHKEICVHGLGLAINRAINIALQLQASSQGALQLAANTSTVELVDDLEPEDPDEAGEPMTRTRNNSAIHIKVYYPDPQ
- the epoa gene encoding erythropoietin isoform X2: MEFPRLLALLLMVLEWTRPGLPSPLRPICDLRVLNHFIKEGRDAEVAMKSCREGCSLSESVTVPQTRVDFDVWEKKNGLEQAQEVQSGLWLLQQAFSLLQTSVTNTALHSHIDNSIRNLLSINAVLRSLNIQEYTPPASAAGLEATWTVSSATDLLQVYVNFLRGKVRLLLLDAQACQQDVS
- the epoa gene encoding erythropoietin isoform X1, whose translation is MLQKTNRGLLALLLMVLEWTRPGLPSPLRPICDLRVLNHFIKEGRDAEVAMKSCREGCSLSESVTVPQTRVDFDVWEKKNGLEQAQEVQSGLWLLQQAFSLLQTSVTNTALHSHIDNSIRNLLSINAVLRSLNIQEYTPPASAAGLEATWTVSSATDLLQVYVNFLRGKVRLLLLDAQACQQDVS